CCTTACGGGTTCGGGCATGCGTCATTTTATCCCTAGGAGGAAAATAGTCATGGCTCCCATCGTTGTTCCCGGCCAGCTCACGCTGCGTACCATTCGCGGCCGCAACGGGCCATTCACCGTCGGTCGCCTTACCACGCACCTCGGTGTGTTCGAGGTGAAGGACGCGGAACTGGAGCAGTACCCCGAAGGCAAGTACGACGGGGAATTCATCATCCGCTACATTTTTCCGAAGGCTTATCCCACTGGTGGCGGCATGCGGTTTGAGATCCGTGCCAACTTGGACGGGATGACGCTAAACGGAATTGACAGTCTGAGCCGCGACGAAGCGCGCAGCTTCGCCGCCCAGGACGTCGATCCGCTTGATGAAGAACAGGGAGCGCAACCAGCGGTGACGCCGGTCAAGCCCTCCGCCCCGTCCAAACCGGCCAAGACCGACCCTGCACTTGATCAAGCATCAGTGAATCCGCTGGTCGATACCACTCCTTTGGGGCTGGATACTCCTACACCGGATTCGACTGCTGGTTTTGGCAGCGCTGATAGTGAGGACGCTGAATTGTTCGGCATCCTGTGGCCTCTGGACGAGTCGGTGAAGCTGGATTCGACCATCGACCGCCGCACCCTACGTGCGCAGATCGCCCGCTTGGGTGAACTGGGCTACGCGCTGGACTTCAAGGCGCAAGAGTGGAGCCGTCAGGCCGAACTGCAACCTGCGTGATCAGAGGCACCGCTCCTGCGGTGACTTCATCCATCCTCCGGGGTTCCTTCTCCAGGGGGGAAGGTTCCCGGCTATTTCAATCCAGGAGCTTCACCATGAGTCAGCATTACTTCAACACC
Above is a genomic segment from Halopseudomonas litoralis containing:
- a CDS encoding DUF3275 family protein; translation: MAPIVVPGQLTLRTIRGRNGPFTVGRLTTHLGVFEVKDAELEQYPEGKYDGEFIIRYIFPKAYPTGGGMRFEIRANLDGMTLNGIDSLSRDEARSFAAQDVDPLDEEQGAQPAVTPVKPSAPSKPAKTDPALDQASVNPLVDTTPLGLDTPTPDSTAGFGSADSEDAELFGILWPLDESVKLDSTIDRRTLRAQIARLGELGYALDFKAQEWSRQAELQPA